In Panicum virgatum strain AP13 chromosome 4N, P.virgatum_v5, whole genome shotgun sequence, a single window of DNA contains:
- the LOC120669630 gene encoding uncharacterized protein LOC120669630, translating to MLQRTIRYVQADNQGNFNLNSNEWATFQFHGRSLFNLRWEVATHVGPALFFFRVIVCVRAGRYGQPTPLVIDLPRNGETLDVIAVIADTPAAAALRYPNVDAH from the exons ATGCTGCAGCGAACGATCCGGTACGTGCAGGCGGACAATCAAGGCAACTTCAACCTGAACTCGAACGAGTGGGCCACGTTCCAGTTCCATGGCCGGTCCCTGTTCAACCTGAGATGGGAGGTGGCGACCCATGTGGGCCCTGCGCTCTTCTTCTTCCGCGTCATCGTGTGCGTCCGGGCCGGCCGCTACGGGCAGCCGACCCCGCTGGTCATCGACCTGCCTCGCAACGGGGAGACCTTGGACGTCATCGCCGTCATTGCGGATACACCAG CCGCTGCGGCGTTGAGGtacccaaatgttgatgcacaCTAG
- the LOC120670804 gene encoding probable 2-oxoglutarate-dependent dioxygenase ANS has protein sequence MEPAAPARVQALAETGVSRLPAQYIQPPEHRPAHPSSSPVPAALSVPVVDLSSPTAADAVRAACADWGAFHVVGHSVPGELLDALRGAGLAFFRAPMEDKLRFACDPARGAAAEGYGSRMLANDDSVLDWRDYFDHHTLPESRRDPAHWPDFVPRYRDTIVKYSNSMKDLAQRLLRIISGSLNLPPSYIEDAVGEVYQNITISYYSPCPQPDLALGLQSHSDMGAITLLVQDDVGGLEVLKDGMWIPVVPLPYGILVILADQTEIITNGRYKSSVHRAVVNAERARLSVATFYDPSKSRKICTAPQLVSKDEPQKYRDVIYGDYVSSWYSKGPEGKRNIDALLIQP, from the exons atggaacccgccgcgccggcgcgcgtCCAGGCCCTCGCCGAGACCGGCGTGTCCCGCCTCCCGGCGCAGTACATCCAGCCGCCCGAGCACCGCCCGGCCCACCCGTCGTCCTCCCCCGTTCCCGCCGCGCTCTCCGTCCCGGTCGTCGACCTCTCGTCCCCCACCGCGGCCGACGCCGTCCGCGCCGCGTGCGCGGACTGGGGCGCCTTCCACGTGGTCGGGCACAGCGTACCGGGGGAGCTCCTCGACGCGCTGCGCGGGGCCGGGCTCGCCTTCTTCCGCGCGCCCATGGAGGACAAGCTCCGGTTCGCGTGCGACCCggccaggggcgccgccgcggaggggtACGGCAGCCGCATGCTCGCCAACGACGACTCCGTGCTCGACTGGCGCGACTACTTCGACCACCACACGCTCCCGGAGTCCCGCCGTGATCCCGCCCACTGGCCCGATTTCGTCCCCCGATACAG GGATACTATTGTGAAATACAGCAACAGCATGAAAGATCTTGCTCAAAGATTGCTGCGTATCATCTCTGGAAGTCTGAACCTGCCACCATCTTATATAGAAGATGCGGTTGGAGAAGTTTATCAGAATATCACAATTAGCTATTATTCTCCTTGTCCACAACCAGACCTTGCTCTTGGATTGCAATCTCATTCTGATATGGGTGCAATAACGCTTCTGGTACAAGATGATGTGGGTGGCCTCGAGGTATTGAAGGATGGAATGTGGATACCTGTGGTTCCTTTGCCTTATGGTATCCTTGTCATTTTGGCTGACCAGACAGAG ATCATCACCAATGGAAGATACAAGAGCTCTGTTCATCGAGCTGTTGTCAATGCTGAACGTGCCCGCTTGTCCGTGGCGACATTCTATGACCCATCGAAGTCAAGGAAAATATGCACTGCCCCACAGCTTGTGAGCAAGGATGAGCCACAAAAGTATCGGGATGTAATCTACGGTGACTATGTCTCATCTTGGTATAGCAAAGGTCCAGAGGGCAAGCGTAACATTGACGCCCTCCTGATTCAGCCGTAG